The genome window TCCGCTGAGATATTGGCAGGAGCCTTCAGAATTTGTGTACTACATGATGAAGCCAACTGCCTTACATAAGTAAGCCACGCATCCCTCACGGGGCCAAATTGACTCTTCACCGTAACGCCTTTGAGACCTCTGGGATTAATTGCCAAAAGAATGGCAATGACATTGGCATCAAACCATGCTGTTTGATCTGATTTCACTTTGCCGTATCAGCAAAAAACTCTTGCATCGCACGATCAATGCGTGCGCCCGAACTACTATCGTCTAGCGGATTACGTCGCAATCGATGACCTAGTGCAAGTGGTGCGATTTTTTTCAAATGATTGAGATTGGCTTTTTTCTTACCTTCAAATGCAGCTAAAGCTCTTACGCCTCTAAGTAAGGTTAACTCGCCTCGTAAACCATCAGTGCCTAAATGAGCGCAGAGCTTAGTGGCTACCTCTAACAATTCATCATCTACTGCTACTTGATCCAAAAGTTTTTGAGACTTCGTAATTTTTTTCTTGAATTCTTCTTCGGCCTTACTCCACTTAGCAATAAAGCGCTCGGGGTTTCTTTCAAACTCATCACGCCTTTTGATAATCTCGACACGCTCTTTAAAATCACTCGGCGTCCTCACCTCAGTTGATAAACCAAAGCGATCTAACATCTGAGGGCGCAACTCACCCTCCTCAGGGTTGCCACTGCCGATCAAAACAAAGCGTGCAGGATGACGAATACTCAATCCCTCTCGCTCGATAATATTTTCTCCAGAAGCTGCAACGTCGATTAGCAAATCCACTAAGTGGTCTTCGAGAAGATTGACTTCATCAATATAGAGATAGCCACGATTGGCTTTTGCAAGCAGGCCTGGCTCAAACGATTTAATGCCTTGTGTCAGAGCCTTTTCAATATCCAATGCTCCAACTACTCTATCTTCTGTAGCGCCAAGGGGTAAGTCGACTACTGGTACCGCAATATTTTCGACCTTTAATTTCATGCCCTGCGCTTTTTTAGCTTCGCACTCACTACAAAGATTTTTAGACTCTGGATTACAGTGATACTGGCATCCAGCAATCGATTTCATCGATGGCAATAAGGCAGCTAAAGAGCGAATCGTGGTGGATTTTCCGGTTCCGCGATCGCCAAAAATAAGCACACCGCCGATTAAAGGGTCAATTGTGCAGAGCGTAATCGCCAGCTTCATTTCCGCTTGTGAAACAATTGCGGTAAAAGGAAAGTTCAGGGCCATTGCTATCCCAAGACAAATTAATATTGAAAATGAAATTTAGTTTAGTCTAACTAAATGGTAATGTTGTACTTGATTATTAGGAATATCCTCTAGATTTAGAAAATAATTCACGTCATTTATTCAACTCTTATGACCCAAGCCCCCCAACGCCTTGTCATTGCTTCCCGCGAAAGTCGCTTAGCCATGTGGCAGGCGCAGCATGTGCAAGCCTGCCTACAAAAGCTCTATCCAGGCTGTGATGTCCAGATTTTGGGCATGACCACCCGGGGAGACCAGATTTTGGATAAAGCCCTCTCCAAAGTGGGTGGCAAAGGCCTTTTTGTCAAAGAGCTTGAGACTGCCCTAGAAGATGGCAGAGCCGATTTAGCAGTCCATTCTTTAAAAGATGTCCCGATGGTCATGCCAAGCGGGTTTGACCTGTCTTGTGTGATGGCTAGAGAAGATGCCAGAGATGCTTTTGTCTCTAATGATTACAGTAGCTTAGAAGACCTTCCTTCTGGCGCAATTGTGGGCACATCAAGCCTGCGCCGAGAGTCAGTCTTGCGAGCCAAGTTTCCCCATCTAAGGATTGAGCCCTTACGGGGCAACCTCGATACCCGCATGGGCAAACTCGATCGTGGGGAGTACCAAGCCATTATTTTGGCCGCCGCTGGCTTAAAGCGCCTTGGCCTAGAGTCCCGGATTCGGGCCTATTTACCCTATGACCCTTACACCCCAGCTGCTGGTCAAGGAGCCCTAGGGATTGAGACCTTAAGTGCGCACCCGCACATCAAAGACTGGCTCGCCCCCTTAAATGATTTACCGACTTTATTGGCCGTATCGGCTGAGCGCATGGTCTCACGTCAATTAGGCGGCTCTTGTGAAGTGCCCTTAGCTGCTCACGCCACTTGGGATCAACACCACCTGCAGATTCGCTCCTTTGTTGCTAGTACTGATGGCAAAGCCATTTGCCTAGCGCAAGGTAGCGCAGCAGTGCAATCCATTGAGGATGCAGAAGCCCTCGGCTTAGCGGTAGCGCAAGATCTGCTAGCCCAAGGTGCGGCGCAATTGATTCCGAAGATTGTGAAGTGATGAGATCAAATCGTATATATTCTCTTTGAACCATCCCAACATTAAGAGGTAGACATGTTCTCTAAAACCATTATTAGCCTAGCTTTTCTGTTCATCATGCTCTTTGGCCTCATGCTGGCGATTCGGGATCAGCAGTACGTCCTATTTGCTATTGGTATTGGCGGTTACTTCTTAGTTTCAATCTCACCAAGCCTTTGCAAGTGTTACAGAAAATTAATCTCCTCTAACTAAACTTAGACGGTATGAGCAATACCAAAAATAAATTTCATTTTTGGCGATTCATTCCTTACCTTCTCGCCAGCATCATTGGTTTTGGATTTGGCTTTAAGTTTGGTTACGAAATCAGCGGAGCGGGTCTTGCCATATTGACTGGCGTAGTGACCGCACTCATTTGTAATTTCATGATGGAATATGTGGTGCTCAAAATATTTGGCCCACGATAAACACCTCATATTGAAATATGAGGTGTTGTCAGTAAATCTTTTTACTTATATTTGCTGGTCAGTCTTTTGGCCATCGATGAGAGCGTAATCACGCAAACAACAATCCAAGCTGTCAATAAAATTCCGGTTACATTCATGTCGGTCTCCCTAAGCACAATTTAAACAAGGTCAAATTAATACCACTACATAACAAGATTTTATTGCTTCTTGGGCAAAAGTGTTCTCATTGAAAAAATAGTCGTGATCAATAGCCCAATTTCCAACAAATACACAAAGGAATAGCCTGTAGCAGGCCCTATTACCCCCTCAGGGAACCAGTTTGCGGCCCCAATGGCCACCACAATATCTCGAATAATCCCGCCTAAACCAATGGCAACCCCAGCTGCGGTTGCCTGGACGGCACCCCAAGCACCCAATGCGAGACCCCTTTGATCACTGGGAGCCAACTGCATTGTTGCCGTTAAAGTTCCATGACTAAAAAGACCGCCCCCAAAACCAATCAAAAAAGTACCCAATAAAAAGAGTGGTTTTAGCAATAAAGGGGCAGACAGCACAATCAAGATAAAAGCAGGAATCCCTACCAGGGCTCCAATGCTGGCCATGTAAAAAGGGTCAGTACCTTTACTCAATACCCGAGAGGCCCAGCTAAAGCCGATCAATCCACCAATCGCTAGGATTGCAGTCAGCATGGTGGTGTCACTGACACTCATACCCAGAATCTGTCCACCATAAGGCTCAAGCAATACTTCATTCATGCTGAAAGCCATGGTTCCAAATCCAACCGCAAGCAATCTTCTCATGGCGTTACCCCCTTGCGCAAAAGTGCGCCAAGAGTCCAAGAATGAAGGATCTCTAGAAGGTTTTTTCTCAGTCTGGGTTCTCGGCTCCTGTTGCCAGAGCGAAATCACATTCAATACTATGGTGGTAACTGCGGATGCCTGAATCACTTGAATTAATTTTCCAGGACTAAATTCGTTCAAAGCATAGCCAAATACCAAAGCACTAACAATCATGCCCAGCAGTTGCATGACATACATTAATCCAACCACTTTAGGTTGATCGGCTTCAGGAGCTAAATCGGTAGCTAAAGCCAGACCTACCGTCTGCGTAATATGAATACCAGCACCAACGAGTAAAAATGCGAGACCAGAGGCGGCCCATCCAATCCATACTGGCGCCTGCGATGATTGACCTGCCCCGGACAAAACTAGCAATGCAAAAGGCATGATGGATAAACCGCCAAATTGAACTAAGGTGCCCATCCAAATATAGGGCACTCTGCGCCAACCCAAAGCAGATTTATGGTTATCGGATCGAAAGCCAATCAGCGCTCGAAAAGGTGCAAAGATAATCGGCAAAGAGATCATGACCGAAACGATTGAAGCTGGTACATGCAGCTCCACAATCATGACGCGATTTAAAGTGCCCACCAGCAAGACCAATGCCATGCCTGCAGAGGCTTGGAACAAAGAGAGTCGAAGTAGTCTCGATAAGGGCAACTTATCTGAGGCCGCATCCGCAAAAGGAAGATACCGAGGACCGAGATTTGTCCACGATTGCATGAGCTTTTTAGTTACTCGGTTCATCATTTAATTCTAGCTGATCAAAATAGAAATCTAGATGAGAGATTGCAGATCAGATTTTGAGAATGTTAAAACTAAAAAGGCTGGTATTTACCCAGCCTTTTTAGAAACATCAAACACTTTACTTCTTCATCGGTGCCGCGGGTGCCGCCGGCATTGATGCTGCTGCTGTCTTAGCGCCACCTTCTAAGAAAGCGCTAACCCAAGTTGTATGAGACAAGATTGCGTAATGCACACTAAAAGATCCAACTGCTACTGCTCCAATAATGAGCGGGATCCCAACGGTAGGTTTCACTACTGTCCACATTTTTCCGTAAATCATATCGATCTCCCTTCCCTTTATTTAAGCCAAGGTGAATAAATATAAGCGAGCAAATGCGCCAATGCTGCAATCATCCCAAAAAACTGGGTCCCTTGAATCAGATTACGATGCAACTCCTCTGATTGTTCTTCGTTCAAGCCCGTAAGGCTTATTTTTCCATCTGACATAGTTGTGTCTCCCTATAGAAAAGACTCACTAAACGTGCAACCCCGCACGCAGGGTAGTGACCAAAATCACTGCTTCCTAAAACTACATATGTAATCTAATAAATACACTTATGATTGTCAAGGACAATATACATTTATTACAGAATAATACTATTTAACTGTTTTAATTCAATAACTTATAGATTATTTTAATTTTTTAAGGAAATTGGTTTTGTTGCTTAAATAACTACAAAATTAGTACTTACCCTGATATTCATTGAGGGGAAATTTAGATATCAATCCAAGGGAAAACTAGCACTCAAATCATCCGATTAATGTCAATACGTCGACTAAGCCCGCAAACGCAGTGAGTAGCGTGGCGCTCGCTTCTGGAAAAGATGAGTTTGTACAAGTTACAAACAATTCGACACCCGCCAGCACTTTGGGTTCATATTTTTTAATCGCATCGATAATGAAGAAAATATTGAGAGGCTCATCAGACCATTCCTTATGACTGAAAAAGAAATTCAAAGCTCCAAAAAGTTAAAGTCAGTAAAGGCCTTCCTTCCTTTTTTAAAGCCCTATAAAAAGCAACTACTGGTGGCGGCGATCAGCTTGGTTCTGGCAGCCTCTGCAACTCTAGTAGTGCCCCTGTGTTTTCGAAAAATTATTGATCTGGGCTTTAGCGACATTAGTCATGCGCAGATTAATCTCACCTTCATCAACCTATTTCTGGCTGCCTTTGTTTTGGCTTTTGCGAGTGCTTTGCGTTACTACATTGTTTCTTGGCTTGGCGAGCGGGTAACGAGCGACATTAGGAAGGCAGTCTATTCGCACATCATTGTGCAAAGTCCAGAATTCTTTGAAACCAAGCAAAGCGGTGAGCTACTCTCACGCATCAATAACGACACCTCGATAGTGCAAATTTTAGTGGGCACTAGTGTGTCAATGGCAGTAAGAAATCTGTTCTTGCTGCTTGGCGGTATCACGATGATGTTTATTACCAGCATCAAATTAACCTTAATCATTCTTGCCACACTCTTATTAACCGTACTCCCTATCATGCTGATGGGCAAAAAAGTGCGTCTGCTATCAAGAAATTCTCAAGATAAGATTGCGCTATCGTCAGCGATTGCAGGAGAAAAAATCAATGCCATTCTGACTGTGCAATCTTTCGCAAACGAACAGAAAGAAATCAAAGCATTTGATCAATCCATTGAAACATCCTTCATCGCCTCTATCACCCGCAGTGCAGCCAGAGGTAAGCTCACTTTTGTTGCGATTCTGTTGGGTTTTACCAGCATCATTGCTGTGCTGTGGCTTGGGGCTTATGCAGTTAGCAATAAAGAAATGTCAGGCGGCCAGCTAACGCAATTCTTTTTATATGCAGTCATCGTCGCAGGCGCCATTGCCGCTCTCTCTGAAGTGCTAGGGGATGTCCAAAGAGCCATTGGTGCAAGCGAGCGGCTCTTAGAACTGCTCAGCTTCAAATCTCAGGTACAAAATCCCAGAGAGCCATTCATTCCCACTCAAGTGAGCAAGCAAGCAATTAGCATTGATATCCAAAACGTCAATTTTCATTACCCATCTATCGCAACCAATGTTCTGACTGATATCTGCTTACACATTCATGCTGGTGAAAAAATTGCCATTGTGGGCCCATCGGGTTCAGGCAAGACAAGCTTGTTTAAATTAATCCAACGTTTTTATGATCCACAATCAGGAAGTATCTCGTTTGATGGGGTGGATATCAAACGCTATCAATTGGATGACTTAAGAAAACTCATCGGGGTAGTACCCCAAGATATCAGCATCTTCTCTGAAAATGCACTCGAAAATATTCGATATGGAAAAGAGTATGCGAGTGATGAAGAAGTCATTCAAGCTTCAAAAATCGCATCCGCAGATGAATTTATAGCCAAACTACCCGATGGTTACTTTACCTATCTGGGTGATCGCGGTGTTCGACTGTCTGGCGGACAAAAACAACGTATTGCGATTGCTAGAGCTTTACTAAAAGATCCTCCAATTCTTTTATTGGATGAAGCCAC of Polynucleobacter sp. AP-Titi-500A-B4 contains these proteins:
- the bchI gene encoding magnesium chelatase ATPase subunit I — translated: MALNFPFTAIVSQAEMKLAITLCTIDPLIGGVLIFGDRGTGKSTTIRSLAALLPSMKSIAGCQYHCNPESKNLCSECEAKKAQGMKLKVENIAVPVVDLPLGATEDRVVGALDIEKALTQGIKSFEPGLLAKANRGYLYIDEVNLLEDHLVDLLIDVAASGENIIEREGLSIRHPARFVLIGSGNPEEGELRPQMLDRFGLSTEVRTPSDFKERVEIIKRRDEFERNPERFIAKWSKAEEEFKKKITKSQKLLDQVAVDDELLEVATKLCAHLGTDGLRGELTLLRGVRALAAFEGKKKANLNHLKKIAPLALGHRLRRNPLDDSSSGARIDRAMQEFFADTAK
- the hemC gene encoding hydroxymethylbilane synthase, which codes for MTQAPQRLVIASRESRLAMWQAQHVQACLQKLYPGCDVQILGMTTRGDQILDKALSKVGGKGLFVKELETALEDGRADLAVHSLKDVPMVMPSGFDLSCVMAREDARDAFVSNDYSSLEDLPSGAIVGTSSLRRESVLRAKFPHLRIEPLRGNLDTRMGKLDRGEYQAIILAAAGLKRLGLESRIRAYLPYDPYTPAAGQGALGIETLSAHPHIKDWLAPLNDLPTLLAVSAERMVSRQLGGSCEVPLAAHATWDQHHLQIRSFVASTDGKAICLAQGSAAVQSIEDAEALGLAVAQDLLAQGAAQLIPKIVK
- a CDS encoding PucC family protein → MMNRVTKKLMQSWTNLGPRYLPFADAASDKLPLSRLLRLSLFQASAGMALVLLVGTLNRVMIVELHVPASIVSVMISLPIIFAPFRALIGFRSDNHKSALGWRRVPYIWMGTLVQFGGLSIMPFALLVLSGAGQSSQAPVWIGWAASGLAFLLVGAGIHITQTVGLALATDLAPEADQPKVVGLMYVMQLLGMIVSALVFGYALNEFSPGKLIQVIQASAVTTIVLNVISLWQQEPRTQTEKKPSRDPSFLDSWRTFAQGGNAMRRLLAVGFGTMAFSMNEVLLEPYGGQILGMSVSDTTMLTAILAIGGLIGFSWASRVLSKGTDPFYMASIGALVGIPAFILIVLSAPLLLKPLFLLGTFLIGFGGGLFSHGTLTATMQLAPSDQRGLALGAWGAVQATAAGVAIGLGGIIRDIVVAIGAANWFPEGVIGPATGYSFVYLLEIGLLITTIFSMRTLLPKKQ
- a CDS encoding light-harvesting protein, with the protein product MIYGKMWTVVKPTVGIPLIIGAVAVGSFSVHYAILSHTTWVSAFLEGGAKTAAASMPAAPAAPMKK
- the pufB gene encoding light-harvesting antenna LH1, beta subunit: MSDGKISLTGLNEEQSEELHRNLIQGTQFFGMIAALAHLLAYIYSPWLK
- a CDS encoding ABC transporter transmembrane domain-containing protein, with product MTEKEIQSSKKLKSVKAFLPFLKPYKKQLLVAAISLVLAASATLVVPLCFRKIIDLGFSDISHAQINLTFINLFLAAFVLAFASALRYYIVSWLGERVTSDIRKAVYSHIIVQSPEFFETKQSGELLSRINNDTSIVQILVGTSVSMAVRNLFLLLGGITMMFITSIKLTLIILATLLLTVLPIMLMGKKVRLLSRNSQDKIALSSAIAGEKINAILTVQSFANEQKEIKAFDQSIETSFIASITRSAARGKLTFVAILLGFTSIIAVLWLGAYAVSNKEMSGGQLTQFFLYAVIVAGAIAALSEVLGDVQRAIGASERLLELLSFKSQVQNPREPFIPTQVSKQAISIDIQNVNFHYPSIATNVLTDICLHIHAGEKIAIVGPSGSGKTSLFKLIQRFYDPQSGSISFDGVDIKRYQLDDLRKLIGVVPQDISIFSENALENIRYGKEYASDEEVIQASKIASADEFIAKLPDGYFTYLGDRGVRLSGGQKQRIAIARALLKDPPILLLDEATSALDAESERLVQQALEVAMKGRTTIVIAHRLATVKKADRIVVIEDGRIVEIGDHASLVNNKGLYSHLAKLQFTDA